ATTCTTTATTCTTAATCTGGCTTCTTGTTTCTTCGGCACTCAAGATAAACAATCCCTCTTTTGAAATATAATTGCTCAGTTTCTTTGATAATCTACCTTTTTCTTCTTCATTAAAAACAGTTGAATCTGCTAGATTCCAAAACAAAACTACTTTAGAAGAAACTTTATTAACATGCTGTCCTCCTGCTCCACCGCTGCGCACCGCTTTAAAATTTAATTCCCTAATTAATTCTTGTCTATCCATGAGTCACTTCTTCTTTTTTTAAAATTCTATACCAAGCAACATAGGCTTGGATAACCAATATAGTAAAAATTATAAATTGGATAGCTAAAATTCCCAATCCTCGATAAGCATATAGCGGAACAGAAATAATATTTCCAATCAACCACATCGTCCAATTTTCTATCTTCTTCAAAGCCATATAGTACATTCCTAAAAAGAACACACCCGAAGTCAAAATATCGATATAATTCTCTGGAGCTATTGGCGTATCCGTCAGGCGGTATACTGCATATACAATTGCTATCGTAAGTACAAAAACCGCTACTCCGATTCCCTT
The window above is part of the Myroides odoratus DSM 2801 genome. Proteins encoded here:
- the pnuC gene encoding nicotinamide riboside transporter PnuC; translation: MIEFFFGAYRETSWLNIGLESIVFVFGILSVWYAGRENILVYPTGLIATVITVYLLYLAGYLGDMILNGYYSCMSIYGWYNWSRMKAGEQVVQISRTNAKEKGIGVAVFVLTIAIVYAVYRLTDTPIAPENYIDILTSGVFFLGMYYMALKKIENWTMWLIGNIISVPLYAYRGLGILAIQFIIFTILVIQAYVAWYRILKKEEVTHG
- the arfB gene encoding alternative ribosome rescue aminoacyl-tRNA hydrolase ArfB yields the protein MDRQELIRELNFKAVRSGGAGGQHVNKVSSKVVLFWNLADSTVFNEEEKGRLSKKLSNYISKEGLFILSAEETRSQIKNKELVIQKLIALLKVALTQQKIRKETKVPKSVIRKNQENKKKLSLKKELRKRII